The following proteins are encoded in a genomic region of Magallana gigas chromosome 1, xbMagGiga1.1, whole genome shotgun sequence:
- the LOC136274171 gene encoding putative nuclease HARBI1, with product MAEISSILKVKIPLLEFLQEEDDYFYFFARHQTDRYWSLRKREWTPKITSYMETVFTEFGLPQNIDDFRVHYRVSRNLFEIILREIYGSLLLNGYGPYNAIEPPQQLLVCLWHLSNMSSMRELAHIFNLSKSTVHAVVMRVLDALQELKPRVICWPNAERQKEISREVENICGLRGVVGFLDGTHIRLSSALNGERDFYNRKGFPSIQVQAVVDHQMKITNIYAGWPGCVHDARVLRHSTLYTEAEAGNLVLVDHYILADSAYPLRNWLITPFKNLGNLTPQQVRFNKRLLSARQAVERAFGHLKGRFRRLQYIPLHSSTEICQMILAACILHNMCIFNDDEVEDYIMEEQLQDPNDCQCDNIYQNGHNGIVRRLQLVNSLN from the exons ATGGCCGAAATTTCTTCGATCCTTAAAGTGAAAATACCTCTTTTGGAGTTTTTACAAGAAGAAGACGattacttttatttctttgctCGTCATCAAACGGATAGATATTGGTCTTTAAGGAAGAGAGAATGGACCCCAAAAATTACTAGCTATATGGAAACAGTGTTTACCGAATTTGGACTTCCACAAAACATTGATGACTTTCGTGTACACTATCGTGTTAGTAGAAACCTGTTTGAAATTATTCTTCGGGAAATATATGGAAGTTTACTTTTAAATGGATATGGGCCATACAACGCCATAGAACCTCCACAACAACTCCTTGTTTGTCTGTGGCACCTGTCAAATATGTCGTCAATGAGAGAGTTAGCTCATATTTTCAACTTGTCAAAATCAACAGTTCATGCAGTTGTAATGAGAGTGTTGGATGCACTTCAAGAGTTAAAACCAAGG GTGATTTGCTGGCCAAATGCTGAGCGACAAAAAGAAATCTCTCGAGAAGTTGAGAACATATGTGGACTTCGAGGGGTAGTTGGATTCCTTGATGGAACGCACATAAGACTATCATCAGCCCTCAATggtgaaagggatttttataACAGAAAAGGATTTCCGTCCATTCAAGTACAG GCAGTAGTAGATCACCAGatgaaaattacaaatatttatgCTGGGTGGCCAGGGTGTGTCCATGATGCACGTGTTTTGAGACATTCCACTTTATACACAGAGGCTGAGGCAGGAAACCTTGTTCTCGTTGATCACTATATTCTCGCTGACAGTGCATATCCTCTCAGGAACTGGTTAATAACCCCGTTTAAAAACTTGGGAAATCTTACCCCACAGCAAGTCCGTTTCAACAAAAGACTGTTAAGTGCACGACAAGCTGTCGAACGTGCTTTTGGCCATTTAAAAGGACGGTTTCGTCGACTGCAGTACATTCCGTTACACAGCTCCACAGAAATTTGCCAAATGATTTTGGCTGCCTGCATATTACATAACATGTGCATCTTTAATGATGATGAAGTTGAAGATTACATCATGGAAGAACAATTACAAGATCCAAATGACTGCCAGTGTGATAACATTTACCAAAATGGACACAATGGCATTGTGAGGAGATTGCAGCTTGTCAATAGCTTAAACTGA